The following nucleotide sequence is from Streptomyces xiamenensis.
ATCGTGTGATGCTGCCCGGGTCAGGCCCCGGGCGTCGAACGTTTTAGAGCCGTCCGGCGATGGTGCGCGCGACCTCCGCCGGGGGTGTGCGGGTGGTGTCCAGGACGTGTGCCTCGGTCCGCAGCCAGGGCAGGGCCGCCGTGTACCGCTCGATGTGGGCCAGCCGCCACTGTCTGGCCTCGGGGGTGCTGGTCTCCGGGGCGGTGTCGGCGTTGATCCGGTGGGCGAGCGTGCCGGGGTCGGTGTGCAGAACGAAGTGGTGCACGGGGACGGCGGGTTCGGTGGCGAAGCCGTTCGCCAGCTCGTCCCAGTACGCCCGGGTCAGCACCGTCTGCGGGATGATCAGCGGCCCGCCGCCGGTGAAGCCGAGCAGCTCCCGGGCGGTCGCCACGACCAGCGAACGCCACGGGTGCCACTCCTGGAAGTTCCGTGCCGGGTGCCGGCCGGCCAGGACACCTCGCAGCAGATAGCCGACCTGCTCGGCGTCGAAGACGTACGACCCCGGGAGCAGGCCGGCCAGGTGCCGGGTGGTGGTGGTCTTGCCGGCCCCGAAGGTGCCGTTCAGCCAGACGATCATGCTGCCCCAGGCTACGCGGGGCGCCGCCGCTGGGTGGGCTGATGGCCGTGCCGGATCGCGTTGCCGGCGTCGATGCCGTACGCCGCGTCCGCGCCGACCCGGCGCAGCCAGCGCCAGCCGTGCCGTATCCGTGCCTGAGCCCGAGTCGAGGTCCGCATGGGAAACCGCCACCTCCGCGTTAAGGTGTGTAGAGGAGTTACAGCGGTTACCGTACCAGGACGAGGTAAGGCATGAAAGTCTCTTTTTCCGATTACGCCGCCGGGGCGGGACTCGCCACCGACCTCGTCAACACCTCGCCCCTGGTGTGGAAGAGCGCCGGCGAGATGCTCGGCGACCCCGCCGGGCTGGCCGACTTCCTCAACGAACACGGCATCGACCACCCCACCCCCACCGCCGCCGACCTCCGCCAGGTCCACCACCTGCGCGATGACCTGCGCGCCGTCCTGGAAGCCGGCACCGAGGACGCGACCGCCGCCGGCGCCAACGCCCTGCTCACCCGCGCCACCACCGCCCCCGTGCTGGAACGCGACGCCGACCGGGAGTGGCAGTGGTACGTGGCCACCGACCCCGCCACTCCCCTCGCCGACCGGCTCGCCGTGCTCACCGGCACCGGCCTGCTCGGCACCCTGCGCACCCTGGGCCACACCCGCTTCCGGCCCTGCGCCTCGCCCACCTGCGACGGTCTGTTCGTGGACACCAGCCGTGCCGGGCGCCGCCGCTACTGCATGCCGGAGCTGTGCGGCAACCGCGCCAACGTCGCCCGGCACCGTGCCCGCAGCCGGCGGAAGGCCGAATCAGCCCGCGGCCACCGGTGAGAACGGCGGCCGGTCGCGCTCCGCGCCCGCCGAACGCCCCGTCCAGCGGTACTTCTCGGCGAAGCCCTCCTGCCGGGCCACCCCGTCCGGGCCGACCACCCGGACGCTGTCGGCCACGTAGTACGTGCCGTCGCCCAGCGCCTCGAAGCCGTACTGGCCGTGGAAGTCGAAGCCGTCACTCACCTTCAGCAGTTCACCGCGCTCACGCTCGGGCTGCCCCTTGATCTCCCCGCGCACCGGCCGCGCCGTGCCGTCGACCACGAAGAACGAGTAGTTCGGGAAACCGGCCTTCGCCCCCTCGTACACCGCCAGGAACCAGTCGCCGGTGTGGGGGTCGTACTCCAGGTTCTGCACCCCGTACCGGGTGTTGCCGGTGTACGCGAAGAACTTGCCGTCCGTACGGGACGGGCCGCTGTGGTGCGGGGCCGCCTGCGACAGCGGGCGCTCGTACCGCCGCCAGTCGCGCACGTCGTACTCCAGGATCACCTGGTGGTCGTTGTCGGTCCGCTCCGTGTTCGAGTAGACCCCGTACGCCACCTTCAGGGTGTCCCGGCCCTGCCCGGACCGCTTGCCGAACCCCGGCCCGAACGCCACCCCGTCGATGCCGCTGCACCCGTACCGGTGGTCGGCGGTGTCGCCCGTGTCACCGTCGAAATGGCCGTCACCATCCATGTCGGCGGTGAAGTCCTCGACCACCTCGGGCAGATACACGGCCGTCATCACGCCGTCCCGCTCGGCGTTCATGCCGACGCGGTCGACCTTGCGCACGTCGAAGATGGCGATGTAGAACGCCTCTTCCGCCTTGTACTCCAGCGAGCCGTAGACCCGGCCGTCCCGGGGGTTCAGGTCGAGATCCCCGAGGTGCCCGGTCAGGCCCTCCACCGTGCCGATGACGTCGCCGCGCAGATCCGTCTTCACCAGCATCTGCGTGAAGGACCAGTACATGAAGCCCTTCTCCCGGTCCACCGCCACTCCCTGGAGGTGGGAGGTGGGCCAGGCACCGCCGTTGATCTCGTTCGGGAGCGCGGGCAGCGGCGGCCTGCCCCGATCCTCCTCGGCCACCGCCGCCACCGCCGGTGTGACGGTGGTCAACAGCAGCCCGGACAGTACGGCAAGGACGGCGAGCTTTCGCATCATGGGGGCCTCCTCGGACACGTTGTACCGCGACATCCCGATCCTGGGGAGCGGGGATGAACACGGCGCGCCGCAGCGGCCGGCCCCCGGCGACGCCCGCGTGAACACGCGAGGGCGGCACGCTGGGCGTCACCGGGGTGCGGGCCGTAGGGCACTACGGGTCCTACGGGGGGCCGGCCGGGCCCTGGTCGCGGGCGGCGGTCAGCGCTGCGAGGCGACCGCCTCGCGCAGCGCCGCCAGCTCCGCGTACATCACCTCACCGGGGCAGTCCGTCTCCAGCCAGTCACGGTGCCCGCTGATCTCCGCGACGTCCTTCTCGACACCGTTGACCGGGTTCACGTAGGTGACGTCCGCCAGCGGGTCACGGCCGTGCAGCCGGAACGCCGTGCGCACCAGGCGCGTGAGAGAGGCGCGCGCCGCGTCCGTCGGAGGCCGCTCCGTCAGGTCGCCGAGCAGCGCGATGCCCAGGTTCCCGGAGTTGAAGCCGCCCACGTGGAAGGCGGTCACCAGGTCGCCGTCCTCGTTGTGCGCCGGAAGGCCGCCCTCGCCCGAGTAACGGCCCTCGTAGATCCGGCCCTCCTCGTCGATGAGGAAGTGGTAGCCGATGTCGCCCCAGTCGTTGGTGATCGCGTGGAACTCGTAGATCCCGCGCACCGTGGCCGCCGGGTCCGGGTCGTCGTTCGGCGTGACGGTGTGGTGCACCGTCAGGGTCTGGAACGCGTAGAACGCGGTGGGGGTGTTCTCGCTGCCGTCCGGCAGGAAACGCAGCGACTCGTCCGCGCCCCAGGCCGCCCGGGAGAGGTACTCCACGCCGCGCACCCGGGTCGGGTCCGTGGGCACCGGGATCTCGTGGCGCGGGCCGCGCGCGGTGTCCAGGGCCACCGACACCAGGTCGGTGGCCCCCTGTGGCGCCCGCAGTTCGTAACCGGTGGCCTGCCGGGCGGCCACCAGCAGCCGGCCGCCGTTGCTGTCGGAACAGCCGCCGCCGCTCAGCGGCGTCCACGTCGCGCCGGCCTCGTCACCGTCCGCGCCGGTGAACCGTATGCCGCCGCCGGTGGCGTGACGGGCGCCGGCCCAGGCGACACCGACGAAGCCGATCGGGAAGGCGGTGCGCACCGCCTCCTCGCCGGTGGCCGCCGCGCTGCGGGTCTTCGGGAACGACTGCGGCGTCGTACCGGCCGGTGCCGCGTCACCGGCCTTGCCGGCGCCGTCGCCGTCGCCGTCACCGGAGCCGCCCGTCGCCGCGATGACCGCCGGGGTCACCACGGCGCCCGCCGCCACCGCGCCGGCGGTGCCGATCAGCGCCCGGCGGGTGACCCGCGAGGCGGGCCGGTGGGAGGCGGGGGTGTGGGGGATGTGGGGGATTCGGGCATGTAAAGGTCCTTGTCGCCTTGTGCAGTACGGGAGTTCGGACCCCTCCATGCTTAGCAGACAGGCGGGCCGGGGCCGCTCACCGGGCCAGCGGGCCCGCCGTGAGTGCGCGGTTGCCTGCGTGACATCTGAGGCAATCGCCACGGACATCCGGCCCGTCTACGGTGCCCGTGCAGACACACCCCCGAGGGAGGCGCCATGACAGGACCAGCACCACAGGCGGGAGCCGGGCCGGCCCCGGCCGCCGGAGCCCGCACCCGTCGCCCCGGCGGGCGCTGGATCCAGGACTGGGACCCCGAGGACGAGCGGTTCTGGGCCGAGAAGGGCGAACGCATCGCCCGCCGCAACCTCGCCTTCTCCATCCTCTCCGAGCACATCGGCTTCTCCATCTGGACCCTGTGGTCGGTCCTGGTGCTGTTCATGGGCCCGGAGTACGGCATCGACGCGGCCGGCAAGTTCTTCCTCGTCTCGGTCGCCACCCTCGTCGGCGCGATCGTCCGCGTCCCGTACACCTTCGCCGTCGCCCGGTTCGGGGGCCGCAACTGGACGGTGGTCTCCGCCGCCATGCTGCTGCTGCCCACCGCCGCCGCCTGGATCGTGATGGAACCGGGCACCTCGTACACCACCTTCCTGCTGGTGGCAGTCCTCACCGGCGTCGGCGGCGGCAACTTCGCCTCCTCCATGACCAACATCAACTCCTTCTTCCCGCTGCGGAAGAAGGGCTGGGCGCTCGGCCTCAACGCGGGCGGGGGCAACATCGGCGTGCCCGTCATCCAGCTCGCCGGCCTGCTGGTCATCGCCACCGCGGGGGACGGCAGCCCGCGCGTGCTGCTCGCCGTCTACGCCCCGCTCATCGTGCTCGCCGCCGTCCTCGCCTGGCGCCACATGGACAACCTGGAGACCGTCACCAACGACACCGGCGCCGCGCGCGAATCGGTGCGCGACGGCCACACCTGGATCATGTCGTTCCTGTACATCGGCACCTTCGGCTCGTTCATCGGCTACAGCTTCGCCTTCGGGCTCGTGCTCCAGAACCAGTTCGACCGCACCCCGCTCCAGGCCGCCTCCATCACCTTCCTCGGCCCGCTGCTCGGCTCGCTCATCCGGCCCGTCGGCGGCGCGTTGGCGGACCGGTTCGGCGGGGCGCGCATCACCCTGTACACCTTCTGTGGCATGGCGGCGGCCACCGGCGTGGTGATCCTGGCCTCGGGGAGTGAGTCGCTGCCGGTCTTCCTGGTCGGCTTCATCGCCCTGTTCGTCCTCACCGGACTCGGCAACGGCTCGACGTACAAGATGATCCCCGGCATCTACCACGCCAAGGCGCACGCGCTCGGCCTCACCGGCGAGGCCGCGGCGGCCTACGGGCGGCGGCTGTCCGGCGCGGCCATCGGGCTGATCGGCGCGGTGGGCGCGCTCGGCGGCCTCGGCATCAACCTCGCCTTCCGCCAGTCCTTCCTGTCCACCGGCACCGGCACCGCCGCGTTCGTGTCCTTCCTCGCCTTCTACGTGGCATGCTGCGTGGTCACCTGGGTCGTATACCTGCGCGGCACGGGCACCGGCCGCCCGCAGGACGGCGGGACGGCCGATACCGGCGGACAGCGCGCACAACCCGCCTACGCGGGGGTGTGACGGCGGCCCGCGGCGTTACACCCGGGAAACCTGACGGGAGCAGCCCTGTCACCGGCCGTTGACAGGCTGGTCCGCCAGGCTCGACACCCTCTTGCCCCTTGGGAACCACCAGATGCAGCGAGACCCCCAGCCGATCGACCCCCTGGCCGGATTCACGGTCGGGGTGACCGCCGCACGACGGGCGGAGGAACTGATCGCCCTGCTGCGGCGGCGCGGCGCCGAGGTGGTGCACGCCCCGGCGCTGCGGATCGTCCCGCTCTCCGACGACGACGAACTGCTGCACGCCACCCGGGAGCTGACCACCCACCCGCCGGACGTGGTGATCGCCACCACCGCGATCGGCTTCCGGGGGTGGGTGGAGGCCGCCGAGGGCTGGGGCGTCGGGCAGGAACTGCTCGCCACCCTGGGACGCTCCGAGGTGCTGGCGCGCGGCCCCAAGGTGCGCGGCGCCATCCGGGCGGCCGGGCTCACCGAGGAGTGGTCACCCGCCTCCGAATCGATGGCCGAGGTCCTCGCGCGGCTGCTGGACGGCGGCGTCCAGGGCCGCCGGATCGCGCTCCAGCTGCACGGCGAGCCGCTGCCCGGCTTCATCGAGGCGCTGCGCGAGGCCGGGGCACAGGTGGTGGAGGTCCCCGTCTACCGCTGGATGCCGCCGCAGGACATCGCCCCCGTGGACCGGCTCATCGACGTGGCCCTGGCGGGCGGCCTGGACGCCCTGACCTTCACCAGCGCCCCGGCGGCGGCCTCCCTGCTGCGCCGGGCGGAGGAACGCGGGCTGCTGGAACCCCTGTTGGAGTCCCTTCGCCGGGACGTGCTGGCGGCCTGCGTGGGCCCGGTCA
It contains:
- a CDS encoding AAA family ATPase, whose amino-acid sequence is MIVWLNGTFGAGKTTTTRHLAGLLPGSYVFDAEQVGYLLRGVLAGRHPARNFQEWHPWRSLVVATARELLGFTGGGPLIIPQTVLTRAYWDELANGFATEPAVPVHHFVLHTDPGTLAHRINADTAPETSTPEARQWRLAHIERYTAALPWLRTEAHVLDTTRTPPAEVARTIAGRL
- a CDS encoding CGNR zinc finger domain-containing protein, which gives rise to MKVSFSDYAAGAGLATDLVNTSPLVWKSAGEMLGDPAGLADFLNEHGIDHPTPTAADLRQVHHLRDDLRAVLEAGTEDATAAGANALLTRATTAPVLERDADREWQWYVATDPATPLADRLAVLTGTGLLGTLRTLGHTRFRPCASPTCDGLFVDTSRAGRRRYCMPELCGNRANVARHRARSRRKAESARGHR
- a CDS encoding peptidoglycan recognition protein family protein — translated: MEGSELPYCTRRQGPLHARIPHIPHTPASHRPASRVTRRALIGTAGAVAAGAVVTPAVIAATGGSGDGDGDGAGKAGDAAPAGTTPQSFPKTRSAAATGEEAVRTAFPIGFVGVAWAGARHATGGGIRFTGADGDEAGATWTPLSGGGCSDSNGGRLLVAARQATGYELRAPQGATDLVSVALDTARGPRHEIPVPTDPTRVRGVEYLSRAAWGADESLRFLPDGSENTPTAFYAFQTLTVHHTVTPNDDPDPAATVRGIYEFHAITNDWGDIGYHFLIDEEGRIYEGRYSGEGGLPAHNEDGDLVTAFHVGGFNSGNLGIALLGDLTERPPTDAARASLTRLVRTAFRLHGRDPLADVTYVNPVNGVEKDVAEISGHRDWLETDCPGEVMYAELAALREAVASQR
- a CDS encoding nitrate/nitrite transporter; this encodes MTGPAPQAGAGPAPAAGARTRRPGGRWIQDWDPEDERFWAEKGERIARRNLAFSILSEHIGFSIWTLWSVLVLFMGPEYGIDAAGKFFLVSVATLVGAIVRVPYTFAVARFGGRNWTVVSAAMLLLPTAAAWIVMEPGTSYTTFLLVAVLTGVGGGNFASSMTNINSFFPLRKKGWALGLNAGGGNIGVPVIQLAGLLVIATAGDGSPRVLLAVYAPLIVLAAVLAWRHMDNLETVTNDTGAARESVRDGHTWIMSFLYIGTFGSFIGYSFAFGLVLQNQFDRTPLQAASITFLGPLLGSLIRPVGGALADRFGGARITLYTFCGMAAATGVVILASGSESLPVFLVGFIALFVLTGLGNGSTYKMIPGIYHAKAHALGLTGEAAAAYGRRLSGAAIGLIGAVGALGGLGINLAFRQSFLSTGTGTAAFVSFLAFYVACCVVTWVVYLRGTGTGRPQDGGTADTGGQRAQPAYAGV
- a CDS encoding uroporphyrinogen-III synthase; this encodes MQRDPQPIDPLAGFTVGVTAARRAEELIALLRRRGAEVVHAPALRIVPLSDDDELLHATRELTTHPPDVVIATTAIGFRGWVEAAEGWGVGQELLATLGRSEVLARGPKVRGAIRAAGLTEEWSPASESMAEVLARLLDGGVQGRRIALQLHGEPLPGFIEALREAGAQVVEVPVYRWMPPQDIAPVDRLIDVALAGGLDALTFTSAPAAASLLRRAEERGLLEPLLESLRRDVLAACVGPVTALPLESRDVPVRHPERFRLGPLVQLLCTELPTRARVLPVAGRRMEVRGHAAVIDGELRPVPPAGMALLRALARRPGWVVPRGELLRALPGAGRDEHAVETAMARLRTALGAPTIIQTVVKRGYRLALDPTAGDGDKYAG